Genomic window (Fibrobacter sp.):
TTCGCTCAAGAGCTCATAGCCGTCTTTTTCTTTTTTAGCGTTCGAATCTTGGGGTTCGTCACCGCCTTCGCGACGTTGGATTTCACCATTGACAATGGCACCCTCGGGTACCGGTTCAAGGTCGGCATCGACCACCACCTTACCACCGCGGCTATTATGATAGACTTTAACATACTTGATGCTGTAATGCCCAACATCAATGCCTACGGTCACGCGTTCACCGCGAATCTTAGCTAGCAGACTTAAAGCCAAAATAAACTCCAATCGGAAACTATACTACCCTAATTCTACCTTTATAAAAGCCAAATGTCAAGCAAAAAATTCATCTAAGTCATTGAAAATGAACTACTTAGGACTTTTTTAGGCCTCTTCGGGGGCCTTTTTTTGTTTGTGGACCTCGAAAATGTACTGCAGGACCCTCTCCTGGGTCCACCCGAAGGCCCCGAAGAAGGAGGCTGTCAGGAAATAGTAATCCGGAAATTTTGGATTTTTTTGCCCCAAATTGCGCAAAATCTCAATTTCCACATCTTCTTCACCAAAACTGGGCAACTCGAACTTGATTTTCAAGTGCTGCCCCGAAGAGCAGTCCACCGGAAGCCCAAGAAGGATACCGCCCGCAGATAGGTCCAAAAGCACCCCATTGCTGGTAGAACCATCTTCAAAGGTCGCCACCACAGGGAAATCCACCGGTTCGCGAACCCAACGGCGCAATTGCTTCTTTTCGAGGTTTGTCGCATGAGATAGCGTAAGGCGGCCCGAATTGAAGGATTTGACAGCAACCTTGGCCGTGTATACGGCATCTTCTGGCCGGGTCCAGCGCAATCGGACATTCCTGCCCACCAGGGAGCGCCCCGAACCTACGGATTCGTCGTATCCGACCACAAGCCCCAGTTCATCCGTTCCAAGAATCGTCGAATGGAACATTCGGGTTCCACCGTCCAAGAGAACATCTACGCGATTCGTCTCGTTGTACTGTCTTGTAGAGGTTACTGTAGCAAGATGATTCGATGCCGTAAAGTTCAATTTTCTACGGAGCCTCGCAATAACCTCAAGCACCTCTTTTTTGACATTGTCTTCGCCCTTGAAATCGTAGTAGTTGGACACCGCCGATTCAAAGAGGGTTGCCGTATTCAAGATAGCGTCCTTGTTTTCGTACTTCGAAGAACGGACTAGCTTTTCAAGGACCCTGATTTCATCAGGAAGAAGTCCCAACTCTTTAATCTGAGCATCAAAGAGAGGCGTCCCGAACATGACCTCGTGTTCCCTGCGATAGTAACTGCGCTGAATTTCCCACAGGGCCACCAGTGTAAGCACTAGGACCACAATGCCAAAAATCCAGAACAGTTGCAGGGGTTCAATCATTTAGCCTAGACCTCGGTCCAAAGACCGCCCAAATAGGAGCCCTTGATTTTGCCAGAAAGTGTTTGACCCAGAAGCGGGCAATTACGGACCTGACCGGCAAACAAGGACGGAGTAACCACCGTTTCTTCCTTGTCATTGAACAGCACAAGATTCGCCTTGGCACCTAAAGACAAGTCAGATGTTTCGGCATGGGCAATCTTTGCCGGGGCAAAGGACAACAGCTCCAGAGCTCGAGCCTCGCCCAGATTTTCCATCAAGGACTTCCACAAAGCAGGGAGCGCTATTTCCAGGGAGATGGCTCCTGGGACAGCGTCTTCAAAGTTTACTTCTTTATCTTGACGAAGCACCGGATCGTGGTTCACGCTGATGGCGTTCACCGTCCCAGACTTGAGGCCCTGCCACAAAGCCGCCTTGTCGCTTGCCGAGCGGAATGGCATCACCACGTTACAGTGAGAATCCAGATTGAACAAGCAGCTGTCGTCTAGCAACAGGTGATAGATGTCCACATCGCAAGTAACGTCCACACCCTGTTCCCGAGCGTTTTCGATTAGCTTCAAGGTTTCACCACAGCTGACCTGCTTGAAATGCACAGGAACTTTTAAGAACCGAGCCATTTCAAGAATGCGGAAAGCAGCGATGGTTTCTGCCACACGAGGAATCCCCTTCATACCAAGTGTATCGGCGTAATGGCCTTCGTGGACAAGTCCATGATGGCGGAGGGATTCGTCCAAAGGCATAAAGAAGAAACGCTTGCCCGTCATGGAACCGTATTCCATGGCAAGACGCAAGAACC
Coding sequences:
- a CDS encoding PilZ domain-containing protein, which encodes MIEPLQLFWIFGIVVLVLTLVALWEIQRSYYRREHEVMFGTPLFDAQIKELGLLPDEIRVLEKLVRSSKYENKDAILNTATLFESAVSNYYDFKGEDNVKKEVLEVIARLRRKLNFTASNHLATVTSTRQYNETNRVDVLLDGGTRMFHSTILGTDELGLVVGYDESVGSGRSLVGRNVRLRWTRPEDAVYTAKVAVKSFNSGRLTLSHATNLEKKQLRRWVREPVDFPVVATFEDGSTSNGVLLDLSAGGILLGLPVDCSSGQHLKIKFELPSFGEEDVEIEILRNLGQKNPKFPDYYFLTASFFGAFGWTQERVLQYIFEVHKQKKAPEEA
- a CDS encoding dihydroorotase: MNKIVLKNVRPFVNGKFESPTTMNLADGKWVKEDLADAAVFDADGALALPALFGLGLDFKEPLRDDIYDFKDGVDAMRRGGFYGGLYESSDNAIDDSRKLSAIKQISSFAGFAFSFLGAFSVGYKCKELTEMIELAEEGAVGFGDGNQDATRTRFLRLAMEYGSMTGKRFFFMPLDESLRHHGLVHEGHYADTLGMKGIPRVAETIAAFRILEMARFLKVPVHFKQVSCGETLKLIENAREQGVDVTCDVDIYHLLLDDSCLFNLDSHCNVVMPFRSASDKAALWQGLKSGTVNAISVNHDPVLRQDKEVNFEDAVPGAISLEIALPALWKSLMENLGEARALELLSFAPAKIAHAETSDLSLGAKANLVLFNDKEETVVTPSLFAGQVRNCPLLGQTLSGKIKGSYLGGLWTEV